The DNA sequence ttaaattttcaccgcttatatttctaatctatattttcatttctcttctcttcattCGATATTCCTTACACACGTTTCGGCCGGCCTGCTAACTGACAAACTCGGCTTAACTTCTTCATGTTCCAACAAATTTTCCGGGCTTTCACTGCTATGTGTGCTTGCCATTTTGCTTCAATACATCATATTCATCTTCAAACTTGACATGTGAAATCATTTCATAATCATGATCTGCTGTTCTATGTCCTCGGCCACGACCTCTACCTCTCCCCCTACCCCTTCCTCTGCCACTAGTATTTCTGGCCTCTAGCTGCACAAATTAtaagataacataaaaaaaaactgatATATTACTGCGGATTCATACAAGAAAAAGGAGAAGTCATATAACTTCTAATTTGAAGTAATTTAAAACATTTGATACATTACCATCTTATTTCTCTTTTGCTCCTCATCGCTGTCATTATCATCACCTTCCGCAACTTTcctgatgtaagatataagataaACAAAATTCAGCGAGAATAGAACATTTTCAAAATAACAAACAACAGAATCAAGCAAAGCACAAACCTCCTCTTAGGGATAGAACGATCATCACCCGTCGCACCAGAACCACCTAAATCAGGAACCTTGTTGAGAATATCTTTCAGAAAATCAAAC is a window from the Arachis hypogaea cultivar Tifrunner chromosome 17, arahy.Tifrunner.gnm2.J5K5, whole genome shotgun sequence genome containing:
- the LOC112765708 gene encoding uncharacterized protein, coding for MLDAINSIYQNLQKLDSYISVLHCVQTFNVFDFLKDILNKVPDLGGSGATGDDRSIPKRRKVAEGDDNDSDEEQKRNKMLEARNTSGRGRGRGRGRGRGRGHRTADHDYEMISHVKFEDEYDVLKQNGKHT